The following are from one region of the Salvia splendens isolate huo1 chromosome 2, SspV2, whole genome shotgun sequence genome:
- the LOC121776768 gene encoding protein FAR1-RELATED SEQUENCE 5-like yields the protein MVFRPFTGKDNHGGPIAFGAGFVSSENCDAFSWPFTLFVECMGVAPRIIITDQDWGMRLAIEKVLSGTRHRLCMWHIMSKLFEKIPKSISDREKFSKEFKACVWSELLDPDEFDILWTGIVEKYGVKDHKWFKDMCAVRHMWIPAYFRDVPMGSLMRTTSFSESENNFFKRYSKPLFNFADFTLQHNNGIDAQRNQTERLDYYDSVISPKYATDLAFEKQLTSVYTDRMFRVVQELIYEADKSCRMISIHLFFVLRNKDVNNILEKYVGNRWLKSELLKAVHGLTSDESASGKGSNEDDKL from the exons ATGGTGTTTCGTCCATTTACCGGGAAAGACAATCACGGGGGTCCTATTGCATTTGGAGCTGGTTTCGTATCCAGTGAGAATTGTGATGCATTCTCATGGCCTTTTACTTTGTTTGTTGAATGCATGGGTGTTGCTCCAAGGATCATAATCACAGACCAAGATTGGGGAATGAGGCTTGCAATTGAGAAGGTATTATCTGGTACAAGGCATCGTTTGTGCATGTGGCATATTATGAGCAAGTTGTTTGAGAAAATACCTAAATCTATTTCTGATAGAGAAAAGTTTAGTAAGGAGTTTAAGGCTTGTGTTTGGTCAGAATTGTTAGATCCAGATGAGTTTGACATATTATGGACTGGTATTGTTGAAAAATATGGTGTGAAAGATCATAAATGGTTTAAGGACATGTGTGCTGTTAGACATATGTGGATCCCAGCCTACTTTAGAGATGTTCCTATGGGTTCTTTAATGAGAACAACATCTTTTTCAGAATCtgaaaacaatttttttaagaGGTACTCGAAACCGTTGTTTAATTTTGCTGACTTCACTCTTCAGCATAACAATGGCATTGATGCTCAAAGGAATCAAACTGAAAGGCTCGACTATTATGATTCTGTAATCTCACCAAAATATGCCACTGATTTAGCATTTGAGAAGCAATTGACATCTGTATACACGGATAGGATGTTTAGAGTGGTACAAGAATTGATTTATGAGGCTGATAAGAGTTGTCGGATGATTAGCAT CCACCTTTTCTTCGTCCTCAGAAACAAAGATGTCAACAATATTCTAGAGAAGTATGTTGGTAACCGGTGGCTGAAAAGTGAATTATTGAAGGCAGTTCATGGTCTCACGAGTGACGAGAGTGCATCTGGCAAAG GTTCTAACGAAGATGACAAGCTATAG